A region from the Populus trichocarpa isolate Nisqually-1 chromosome 18, P.trichocarpa_v4.1, whole genome shotgun sequence genome encodes:
- the LOC7463773 gene encoding polyadenylate-binding protein-interacting protein 7 isoform X1, which yields MNLSKKGSLTNDTKLSLPNKATTLNPNAAEFVPFSLRSSSSPSGSTSNTTDAATKLATSGTVGKSVLDRSESSVSNASDDEAHQFWRHQLPDDITPDFKVMNEDESQGLGGLSLAGLSLHDSSEVPRFHASSRSGYVLTEQQEPSPHHINGSSFSENMRYAVASYGEDPTSASFLNLPTKPWDKQIANSDQLLSNGREVHPYNGNSRHGFRSEILGEHAIVDDTEINPLEFLASQFPGFAAESLAEVYFANACDLNLTIEMLTQLELQVDGGFNQTTNSKTVSAPTNLSALDFPALTVPDNQNGPSKYAGDDLQQAGIPYRSSNKDNMLVFKSGASFSSRGAVDFASAVRKLASQDSSMWNHDRNGSADSTVGSSRSSHVLASAYSGGHGRGIYADRSQSRGSGQAAPVWLETGEAVASMYSEMREEARDHARIRNAYLEQARQAYLIGNKALAKELSAKGQLHNMHMKEAHGKAQESIYRQRNPASLEMQGTGRGHERMIDLHGLHVTEAIHVLKHELSILRSTARAADQRLQVYICVGTGHHTRGARTPARLPVAVQRYLLEEEGLDYTEPQPGLLRVVMY from the exons ATGAACTTATCCAAGAAAGGTTCTTTAACCAACGATACAAAGCTTAGTCTTCCAAACAAGGCAACAACCTTGAACCCAAATGCTGCAGAGTTTGTCCCCTTTTCCCTCAGATCATCCTCTTCTCCATCTGGAAGCACCTCAAACACGACAGATGCTGCAACAAAACTCGCTACTTCTGGAACTGTAGGGAAATCAGTTCTTGATCGATCAGAATCATCTGTTTCTAATGCTTCTGATGACGAGGCCCATCAATTCTGGCGCCACCAGCTCCCAGATGATATCACCCCTGATTTTAAGGTCATGAATGAAGATGAGTCTCAGGGACTTGGAGGGCTCTCTTTAGCAGGCTTGTCTTTACATGACAGTAGTGAAGTGCCAAGATTCCATGCCTCCTCCAGAAGCGGATATGTCTTGACTGAGCAGCAGGAACCGTCACCACATCATATCAATGGTAGCAGCTTCAGTGAAAATATGAGATATGCTGTTGCTTCATACGGGGAAGATCCTACTTCAGCAAGTTTTTTGAACTTGCCAACTAAGCCCTGGGACAAGCAAATTGCTAACAGTGATCAACTTCTTAGCAATGGTAGGGAGGTACATCCATACAATGGAAATTCTAGACATGGGTTCAGAAGTGAAATATTAGGTGAGCATGCAATAGTGGATGATACTGAAATAAACCCTTTGGAGTTTTTGGCTTCACAATTCCCTGGGTTTGCTGCTGAAAGCCTGGCGGAAGTTTATTTTGCAAATGCCTGTGACTTAAATCTCACTATTGAGATGCTCACTCAGTTAGAG CTCCAAGTTGATGGTGGTTTCAATCAGACTACGAACTCGAAGACTGTGTCAGCTCCCACCAATCTCAGTGCACTGGACTTTCCAGCACTTACGGTGCCAGATAATCAGAATGGTCCTTCAAAATATGCTGGAGATGATCTTCAGCAAGCTGGCATTCCTTATCGATCTTCTAACAAAGACAACATGCTTGTATTCAAGTCTGGTGCTTCCTTTTCATCTAGAGGTGCTGTGGATTTTGCATCAGCTGTCAGGAAATTGGCTTCTCAAGATTCTAGTATGTGGAACCATGACAGAAATGGTTCTGCTGATTCAACTGTTGGCTCAAGCAGAAGTTCCCATGTTTTGGCTAGTGCTTATAGTGGTGGTCATGGGAGAGGCATTTATGCAGATAGGTCGCAAAGTCGTGGGTCAGGTCAAGCAGCTCCTGTCTGGCTTGAAACTGGAGAAGCAGTGG CAAGCATGTATTCTGAGATGCGGGAAGAAGCTCGTGATCATGCACGTATAAGGAATGCATACCTTGAACAG GCACGTCAAGCTTACCTCATTGGAAATAAGGCTCTGGCGAAGGAATTGAGTGCCAAAGGACAACTGCACAATATGCATATGAAGGAAGCTCATGGAAAAGCTCAAGAATCCATTTATCGCCAGAG GAATCCAGCTAGTCTAGAGATGCAGGGAACTGGGAGAGGGCATGAACGAATGATAGACCTTCATGGGCTGCATGTAACTGAAGCCATTCATGTGCTAAAGCACGAGTTGAGTATTCTGAGGAGCACAGCACGGGCAGCAGATCAGCGTTTGCAGGTTTATATATGTGTTGGAACAGGCCATCACACTAGGGGTGCTCGCACTCCTGCAAGACTTCCAGTTGCTGTACAGCGATACCTGCTCGAAGAAGAGGGCCTCGACTACACTGAACCACAGCCAGGGCTGCTTCGAGTAGTGATGTATTGA
- the LOC7463773 gene encoding polyadenylate-binding protein-interacting protein 7 isoform X2 codes for MNLSKKGSLTNDTKLSLPNKATTLNPNAAEFVPFSLRSSSSPSGSTSNTTDAATKLATSGTVGKSVLDRSESSVSNASDDEAHQFWRHQLPDDITPDFKVMNEDESQGLGGLSLAGLSLHDSSEVPRFHASSRSGYVLTEQQEPSPHHINGSSFSENMRYAVASYGEDPTSASFLNLPTKPWDKQIANSDQLLSNGREVHPYNGNSRHGFRSEILGEHAIVDDTEINPLEFLASQFPGFAAESLAEVYFANACDLNLTIEMLTQLELQVDGGFNQTTNSKTVSAPTNLSALDFPALTVPDNQNGPSKYAGDDLQQAGIPYRSSNKDNMLVFKSGASFSSRGAVDFASAVRKLASQDSSMWNHDRNGSADSTVGSSRSSHVLASAYSGGHGRGIYADRSQSRGSGQAAPVWLETGEAVASMYSEMREEARDHARIRNAYLEQARQAYLIGNKALAKELSAKGQLHNMHMKEAHGKAQESIYRQRFVNSCCCVFQP; via the exons ATGAACTTATCCAAGAAAGGTTCTTTAACCAACGATACAAAGCTTAGTCTTCCAAACAAGGCAACAACCTTGAACCCAAATGCTGCAGAGTTTGTCCCCTTTTCCCTCAGATCATCCTCTTCTCCATCTGGAAGCACCTCAAACACGACAGATGCTGCAACAAAACTCGCTACTTCTGGAACTGTAGGGAAATCAGTTCTTGATCGATCAGAATCATCTGTTTCTAATGCTTCTGATGACGAGGCCCATCAATTCTGGCGCCACCAGCTCCCAGATGATATCACCCCTGATTTTAAGGTCATGAATGAAGATGAGTCTCAGGGACTTGGAGGGCTCTCTTTAGCAGGCTTGTCTTTACATGACAGTAGTGAAGTGCCAAGATTCCATGCCTCCTCCAGAAGCGGATATGTCTTGACTGAGCAGCAGGAACCGTCACCACATCATATCAATGGTAGCAGCTTCAGTGAAAATATGAGATATGCTGTTGCTTCATACGGGGAAGATCCTACTTCAGCAAGTTTTTTGAACTTGCCAACTAAGCCCTGGGACAAGCAAATTGCTAACAGTGATCAACTTCTTAGCAATGGTAGGGAGGTACATCCATACAATGGAAATTCTAGACATGGGTTCAGAAGTGAAATATTAGGTGAGCATGCAATAGTGGATGATACTGAAATAAACCCTTTGGAGTTTTTGGCTTCACAATTCCCTGGGTTTGCTGCTGAAAGCCTGGCGGAAGTTTATTTTGCAAATGCCTGTGACTTAAATCTCACTATTGAGATGCTCACTCAGTTAGAG CTCCAAGTTGATGGTGGTTTCAATCAGACTACGAACTCGAAGACTGTGTCAGCTCCCACCAATCTCAGTGCACTGGACTTTCCAGCACTTACGGTGCCAGATAATCAGAATGGTCCTTCAAAATATGCTGGAGATGATCTTCAGCAAGCTGGCATTCCTTATCGATCTTCTAACAAAGACAACATGCTTGTATTCAAGTCTGGTGCTTCCTTTTCATCTAGAGGTGCTGTGGATTTTGCATCAGCTGTCAGGAAATTGGCTTCTCAAGATTCTAGTATGTGGAACCATGACAGAAATGGTTCTGCTGATTCAACTGTTGGCTCAAGCAGAAGTTCCCATGTTTTGGCTAGTGCTTATAGTGGTGGTCATGGGAGAGGCATTTATGCAGATAGGTCGCAAAGTCGTGGGTCAGGTCAAGCAGCTCCTGTCTGGCTTGAAACTGGAGAAGCAGTGG CAAGCATGTATTCTGAGATGCGGGAAGAAGCTCGTGATCATGCACGTATAAGGAATGCATACCTTGAACAG GCACGTCAAGCTTACCTCATTGGAAATAAGGCTCTGGCGAAGGAATTGAGTGCCAAAGGACAACTGCACAATATGCATATGAAGGAAGCTCATGGAAAAGCTCAAGAATCCATTTATCGCCAGAGGTTTGTCAATTCTTGTTGCTGTGTGTTTCAGCCATGA